In Agromyces archimandritae, one genomic interval encodes:
- a CDS encoding GIY-YIG nuclease family protein, which produces MTEATWLYLYENCEQKRLYVGIAKNMSRVWEGHNSDAEDLRDADGTRILQSVEPFSSREDALKAEAIAIHVAALSGMTVHHDEDSNGELRSAPDGTVQLTNRAGTDSTAVLGPAVKRQDGKVEFTSLTNTVIVTIRADKMDERPGPYGGNGGAVFSQRAQKYWPIAARKQPRVKRLLAILSGSHGVILGDWDVDTGADYGPANEVIPLKNPNQDDPRGIKGMRLVGVRGQSGRIYSQDLRGSVPSRTL; this is translated from the coding sequence GTGACTGAAGCAACGTGGCTGTATCTCTATGAGAATTGTGAGCAGAAGCGCCTATATGTCGGTATTGCAAAGAACATGAGTCGCGTCTGGGAGGGCCACAACAGTGACGCGGAAGACCTTCGTGACGCAGACGGGACCCGGATCCTTCAATCCGTGGAGCCCTTCTCGTCTCGAGAAGACGCGCTCAAGGCGGAGGCGATCGCGATCCACGTGGCGGCGCTGTCTGGCATGACGGTGCACCACGATGAAGACAGCAATGGGGAGCTGCGCTCAGCGCCTGATGGCACGGTCCAGCTGACGAACCGTGCCGGTACCGACTCGACGGCGGTCCTTGGCCCTGCGGTGAAACGACAAGACGGAAAGGTCGAGTTCACGAGTCTGACCAACACGGTCATCGTCACGATCAGAGCGGACAAGATGGACGAACGCCCTGGACCCTACGGAGGGAACGGGGGCGCCGTGTTCTCGCAGCGAGCACAGAAGTACTGGCCGATCGCGGCTCGTAAACAGCCGAGGGTGAAGCGACTCCTCGCGATCCTATCTGGATCCCACGGCGTCATCCTCGGTGACTGGGATGTCGACACCGGCGCTGACTACGGCCCTGCGAACGAGGTCATCCCTCTCAAGAATCCGAATCAGGATGACCCCCGTGGGATCAAGGGGATGCGGCTGGTCGGGGTTCGCGGGCAATCCGGCAGGATCTACTCCCAGGATCTTCGCGGTTCCGTACCCTCTCGGACTCTTTGA
- a CDS encoding type II toxin-antitoxin system PemK/MazF family toxin — protein MNRGELWTVAGGVYASEPRPALILQDDRFDATDSVTVAPLTRTFVDAPLLRIPLAATEVSGLRAASQVMIDKVTTVTRSNVQERMGRLTSAQMVEVERALLAFLGLAG, from the coding sequence GTGAACCGCGGCGAGCTCTGGACCGTCGCCGGCGGTGTCTACGCATCCGAGCCGCGACCTGCGCTCATCCTGCAGGACGACCGATTCGACGCGACCGACTCGGTGACCGTCGCCCCGCTCACCCGTACGTTCGTGGATGCCCCTCTGCTCCGGATACCGCTTGCGGCGACAGAAGTCTCAGGCCTTCGTGCGGCCAGTCAGGTCATGATCGACAAGGTCACCACGGTCACACGTTCGAACGTCCAGGAGCGCATGGGCCGGCTGACTTCGGCGCAAATGGTCGAGGTCGAGCGCGCCCTGCTCGCCTTCCTCGGTCTCGCCGGATAG
- a CDS encoding antitoxin MazE family protein has product MAVRERVSEYRARMRARGFRPVQVWVPDVRTSTFADEAHRQSAAVAAASRQSDDQTFIEAVSAPWDDEA; this is encoded by the coding sequence ATGGCTGTGCGCGAGCGAGTGAGCGAGTACCGGGCGCGGATGCGTGCACGCGGCTTCCGACCCGTGCAGGTGTGGGTCCCGGACGTGCGGACCAGCACGTTCGCCGACGAGGCTCACCGGCAGTCCGCAGCGGTCGCGGCAGCATCGCGACAGAGCGACGACCAGACGTTCATCGAGGCCGTGTCCGCACCATGGGACGACGAGGCGTGA
- a CDS encoding LacI family DNA-binding transcriptional regulator, with the protein MTPTEAARSATRSDVARLAGVSTAVVSYVVNDGPRPVAAETRRRVLDAIRALGYRPNASARALKRGSTRLLGLVVSEIVNPFHSECIDALDLAASRHGYSLLLASTRNDDERDGLLRSTLIERGVEGMIFLSVFPDERRGAGEPEPDAHVPRLILDRAAPVQGFATVGADTAGGAERATEHLIAHGHRRIAFIEGPLRPIIGDDRRVGWERALRAAGLLEGPRVVAEWSRQGGARAARTLLASDDPPTAIFAGSDLMAIGALQALHEAGRRVPEDVAVVAFDGTAESEFSVPPLTAVRQPFAAMADATVEAFATPGAVPGHTTFDMQLVVRRSCGCRGGIDATAR; encoded by the coding sequence ATGACCCCCACCGAAGCCGCGCGGTCGGCCACCCGCTCGGATGTGGCACGGCTCGCAGGCGTGAGCACCGCGGTGGTGAGCTACGTCGTCAACGACGGCCCCCGCCCCGTCGCCGCGGAGACCCGCCGGCGCGTCCTCGACGCGATCCGCGCCCTCGGATACCGGCCGAACGCGAGCGCGCGGGCGCTGAAGCGCGGGTCGACCCGGTTGCTCGGCCTCGTCGTCTCGGAGATCGTCAACCCGTTCCATTCGGAGTGCATCGATGCGCTCGACCTCGCCGCTTCCCGGCACGGGTACTCGCTGCTTCTGGCGAGCACGCGAAACGACGACGAGCGCGACGGACTGCTGCGCTCGACCCTCATCGAACGGGGCGTCGAGGGCATGATCTTCCTCTCGGTCTTCCCCGACGAGCGCCGCGGCGCCGGCGAGCCGGAACCCGACGCGCACGTGCCCCGATTGATCCTCGATCGCGCAGCCCCGGTGCAGGGCTTCGCGACCGTCGGCGCCGACACGGCCGGCGGTGCCGAGCGTGCGACGGAGCACCTGATCGCGCACGGCCATCGCCGCATCGCGTTCATCGAGGGGCCCCTCCGCCCGATCATCGGCGACGACCGCCGGGTCGGATGGGAGCGCGCGCTCCGTGCAGCGGGGCTGCTCGAGGGGCCGCGCGTCGTCGCGGAGTGGAGCCGCCAGGGCGGAGCCCGGGCCGCCCGCACCCTGCTGGCGTCCGACGATCCGCCGACGGCGATCTTCGCCGGTTCCGACCTGATGGCGATCGGCGCGCTCCAGGCGCTGCACGAAGCGGGCAGGCGCGTGCCCGAGGATGTCGCCGTCGTCGCGTTCGACGGCACCGCCGAGTCGGAGTTCTCGGTGCCGCCCCTCACCGCCGTGCGGCAGCCGTTCGCGGCGATGGCCGATGCGACCGTCGAGGCCTTCGCGACCCCGGGCGCCGTCCCCGGTCACACCACGTTCGACATGCAACTCGTCGTGCGCCGCTCGTGCGGCTGCCGGGGCGGCATCGACGCGACCGCGCGTTGA
- a CDS encoding alpha-galactosidase — translation MILEARVVRAALQAGGRALVLDWSDGGVPVVVHWGAAIGEPATADLRAAAAFGRHGVDAHHAPAIPAAQRLLPLESSGWKGRPALAGRRADGSGWSPVLRHTGVEAHAADIRIDDDAVHLGAGTIAFDLLDEEAGLAVALVVEMLPTGLVRTRLDVENRFRTPYLLDEAAIAMPVPLEADELLDFAGRWTKERTPFRAAVTPGIHLHDGRHGRTGFDAPPMLCCGRRGFDFAPGSGRVHGVHVGFSGNHRSWIERGADGLQLVAGGELLLPGEIRLAGGERYASPWIYFGTGDGLDDLAHSVHDWLRARPDHPGTARPVTLNVWEAVYFDHDLDRLLDLAERAADIGVERFVLDDGWFSGRRDDTSGLGDWHVDGDVWPGGLHPLVDRVRELGMQFGLWVEPEMLSADSDLARGHPDWMLSARTEPPVEWRSQQVLDLAEPAAYEHVRDRLAALLDEYDISYLKWDHNRDLIAAGHPADAGSPAVHRQTLAAYRLMDELRAASPGLEIESCASGGGRIDLGMVEHAQRFWPSDCIDPLERLDIMRWTAQLLPLELLGSHIGSTRARTTGRTASLDFRAVGAYFGHYGIEWDLTAAGPEELDRLAEWVRRFRADRELLFTGRLHRRDLADGSARLLGVVAPDGRRARYQLAVVTRSPLAPLGRAALPGLDADRRYRVRAVGEAAGLVAPEWMPEGLATTGRLLGTAGIAIPQMFTEQALLLEVEEVDAP, via the coding sequence GTGATCCTCGAAGCACGCGTCGTGCGGGCCGCCCTCCAGGCCGGCGGGCGTGCGCTCGTGCTCGACTGGAGCGACGGCGGCGTCCCCGTCGTCGTGCACTGGGGCGCCGCGATCGGCGAACCCGCCACCGCGGACCTGCGTGCGGCCGCGGCGTTCGGCCGCCACGGCGTCGACGCGCATCACGCGCCCGCGATCCCCGCCGCTCAGCGCCTCCTCCCCCTCGAATCCTCCGGGTGGAAGGGGCGTCCGGCACTCGCCGGCCGTCGGGCGGACGGCTCCGGCTGGAGCCCTGTGCTCCGGCATACCGGCGTGGAGGCGCATGCCGCGGACATCCGCATCGACGACGACGCCGTGCACCTCGGGGCCGGCACCATCGCCTTCGACCTCCTCGACGAGGAAGCCGGCCTCGCCGTCGCGCTCGTCGTCGAGATGCTGCCCACCGGGCTCGTGCGCACCCGGCTCGACGTGGAGAACCGATTCAGGACGCCATACCTGCTCGACGAAGCGGCGATCGCCATGCCCGTGCCGCTCGAGGCCGACGAACTGCTGGACTTCGCCGGCCGCTGGACCAAGGAGCGCACGCCCTTCCGCGCAGCGGTGACCCCCGGCATCCACCTGCACGACGGCCGCCACGGGCGAACCGGCTTCGACGCACCGCCCATGCTCTGCTGCGGCCGACGCGGCTTCGACTTCGCGCCCGGCTCGGGCCGCGTGCACGGCGTGCACGTCGGCTTCTCCGGAAACCACCGCAGCTGGATCGAGCGCGGCGCCGACGGCCTCCAGCTCGTCGCCGGCGGCGAGCTGCTGCTCCCGGGCGAGATCCGCCTCGCCGGCGGCGAACGCTATGCCTCCCCGTGGATCTACTTCGGCACCGGCGACGGGCTCGACGACCTCGCGCACTCGGTCCACGACTGGCTGCGCGCACGCCCCGACCACCCCGGCACCGCCCGCCCCGTGACCCTGAACGTGTGGGAGGCCGTCTACTTCGACCACGACCTCGACCGGCTCCTCGACCTCGCGGAACGCGCCGCCGACATCGGCGTCGAACGCTTCGTGCTCGACGACGGATGGTTCAGCGGTCGCCGCGACGACACCTCCGGCCTCGGCGACTGGCACGTCGACGGCGATGTCTGGCCGGGCGGCCTGCACCCGCTCGTCGACCGGGTGCGCGAGCTCGGCATGCAGTTCGGGCTGTGGGTGGAGCCCGAGATGCTGAGCGCAGACTCGGACCTGGCACGCGGCCACCCCGATTGGATGCTCTCGGCGCGCACCGAACCGCCGGTCGAATGGCGCTCGCAGCAGGTGCTCGACCTCGCCGAACCCGCCGCCTACGAGCACGTACGCGACCGCCTCGCCGCCCTGCTCGACGAGTACGACATCTCCTACCTGAAGTGGGACCACAACCGCGATCTGATCGCCGCCGGGCATCCGGCCGACGCCGGAAGCCCCGCCGTGCACCGCCAGACGCTCGCCGCCTACCGGCTCATGGACGAACTCCGGGCCGCCTCCCCCGGGCTCGAGATCGAAAGCTGCGCCTCTGGCGGCGGCCGCATCGACCTCGGGATGGTCGAGCATGCGCAACGGTTCTGGCCGTCGGACTGCATCGATCCGCTCGAACGGCTCGACATCATGCGCTGGACCGCGCAGCTGCTGCCCCTCGAACTCCTGGGCTCGCACATCGGCTCGACCCGCGCGCGCACGACCGGCCGAACCGCCTCGCTCGACTTCCGCGCCGTCGGCGCGTATTTCGGCCACTACGGCATCGAATGGGATCTCACCGCCGCCGGCCCCGAGGAACTCGACCGACTCGCCGAATGGGTTCGTCGCTTCCGTGCGGACCGGGAGCTGCTGTTCACCGGCCGGCTGCACCGACGCGACCTCGCCGACGGCAGCGCCAGGCTGCTCGGCGTCGTCGCCCCCGACGGCCGCCGAGCCCGCTACCAGCTCGCGGTCGTGACGCGCTCGCCGCTCGCGCCCCTCGGCCGCGCCGCGCTGCCGGGCCTCGACGCGGACCGCAGGTACCGCGTGCGTGCCGTGGGCGAAGCCGCCGGCCTCGTCGCCCCCGAGTGGATGCCGGAGGGCCTTGCGACCACCGGCCGGCTGCTCGGCACCGCCGGTATCGCGATCCCGCAGATGTTCACCGAACAGGCCCTGCTCCTCGAGGTCGAGGAGGTGGACGCCCCCTGA
- a CDS encoding ABC transporter substrate-binding protein, with translation MTHRMLPVAALAAASALLLSGCSAAGDDSTTLQFSLYMTADSAQNEVLAELLDEFEAETGTKVEVTAATTAYENNLKVQMASGTLPDVFATHGWSVLRYRQFLEPLTEQPWADKVNPALDESMRDADGELYALPIEYTVTGINTNLDVLEAAGVDPASIETWDDFDAALAKIKASGVSPITLSGKSSSPANLADFIASNAFTDDELAAFGDGDFDTDAYTDQVLDRIQGWVEAGYINPDYVSASLDDMALQLAQGQAAFAFNQPTLLTTALGYDEDVNVGFIPLPTDDGDRYLVGGEGVNSFGVWKGGEHKDEALALLAFLAEPDHAAKLSESIGTYSGLTDAEPDLGEIQASYDTWVTPGELPTKPFFDRVSLPSGMWATMIATTDSVITGQATAKEAAEQMKTEFDTLYGQGD, from the coding sequence ATGACCCACCGAATGCTCCCGGTCGCGGCGCTCGCCGCCGCTTCCGCCCTCCTCCTCTCCGGCTGCTCGGCCGCCGGCGACGACTCCACGACCCTGCAGTTCTCGCTCTACATGACGGCCGACAGCGCCCAGAACGAAGTCCTCGCCGAGCTCCTCGACGAGTTCGAGGCCGAAACCGGCACGAAGGTCGAGGTGACCGCAGCCACGACCGCCTACGAGAACAACCTCAAGGTGCAGATGGCCTCCGGCACCCTGCCCGACGTGTTCGCCACGCACGGATGGTCGGTGCTGCGCTACCGTCAGTTCCTCGAACCGCTCACCGAGCAGCCGTGGGCCGACAAGGTGAACCCGGCGCTCGACGAGTCGATGCGCGACGCCGACGGCGAGCTCTACGCCCTGCCCATCGAATACACCGTCACCGGCATCAACACGAACCTCGACGTGCTCGAAGCGGCCGGCGTCGACCCCGCATCCATCGAGACATGGGACGACTTCGACGCCGCGCTGGCGAAGATCAAGGCCTCGGGCGTCTCCCCGATCACCCTGTCGGGCAAGAGCAGCTCCCCCGCCAACCTCGCCGACTTCATCGCCTCGAACGCCTTCACCGACGACGAGCTCGCGGCCTTCGGCGACGGCGACTTCGACACCGACGCCTACACCGACCAGGTGCTCGACCGCATCCAGGGCTGGGTCGAGGCCGGCTACATCAACCCCGACTACGTCTCGGCGTCGCTCGACGACATGGCCCTCCAGCTCGCCCAGGGTCAGGCCGCGTTCGCCTTCAACCAGCCCACGCTGCTCACCACGGCCCTCGGCTACGACGAGGACGTCAACGTCGGCTTCATCCCCCTGCCCACCGACGACGGCGACCGTTACCTCGTGGGCGGCGAGGGCGTGAATTCGTTCGGCGTGTGGAAGGGCGGCGAGCACAAGGACGAGGCCCTCGCGCTCCTCGCGTTCCTCGCCGAGCCCGACCATGCCGCCAAGCTCTCCGAATCGATCGGCACCTACTCCGGGCTCACGGATGCCGAACCCGACCTCGGCGAGATCCAGGCGAGCTACGACACCTGGGTGACCCCCGGCGAGCTGCCCACGAAGCCGTTCTTCGACCGCGTCTCGCTGCCGAGCGGCATGTGGGCGACGATGATCGCCACGACCGACTCGGTCATCACGGGCCAGGCCACCGCGAAGGAGGCCGCCGAGCAGATGAAGACCGAGTTCGACACCCTGTACGGCCAGGGCGACTGA
- a CDS encoding carbohydrate ABC transporter permease, with amino-acid sequence MSASAPPRAARRGPFGRRLAGSSINLMYAPALILFAVFIVVPVISGIGLATTNWDGYSPERDFIGAENFARLFADPNFGTALVNTFVYGIGSTILQQLIGLLLAVLLDQRLRGRNVARAIIYLPALVSPVVMGTMYYLVFRYHQGALNDVTAAFGAEPVAWLADAGFAVAVIVLINSLQFVGISMIIYLSGLQGIPAEIKEAASLDGATGWRQFRTITIPQLMPAFSASVVLNLIGGLKLYDIIQVLTGGGPGYATNSVSTLIGRTYFGNQSAGYAAAQGLVLFLIIAACTVLLNLWFDRTRSRLEN; translated from the coding sequence ATGAGCGCATCCGCTCCGCCTCGCGCCGCCCGCCGCGGCCCGTTCGGCCGGCGCCTCGCCGGCTCGTCGATCAACCTGATGTACGCACCCGCGCTCATCCTGTTCGCGGTCTTCATCGTCGTGCCCGTGATCTCGGGCATCGGGCTGGCGACGACGAACTGGGACGGTTACTCGCCCGAGCGCGACTTCATCGGCGCCGAGAACTTCGCGAGGCTCTTCGCCGATCCGAACTTCGGCACCGCCCTCGTGAACACCTTCGTCTACGGCATCGGCAGCACGATCCTGCAGCAGCTGATCGGGCTGCTGCTCGCCGTCCTCCTCGACCAGCGCCTGCGCGGCCGCAACGTGGCCCGCGCGATCATCTACCTGCCGGCCCTCGTCTCGCCCGTCGTGATGGGCACGATGTACTACCTCGTGTTCCGATACCACCAGGGCGCGCTGAACGACGTCACCGCCGCCTTCGGCGCCGAACCGGTCGCCTGGCTCGCCGACGCCGGGTTCGCCGTCGCCGTGATCGTGCTCATCAACTCGCTGCAGTTCGTCGGCATCTCGATGATCATCTACCTCTCGGGGCTCCAGGGCATCCCCGCCGAGATCAAGGAGGCCGCCTCCCTCGACGGCGCAACGGGGTGGCGGCAGTTCCGCACCATCACGATCCCGCAGCTCATGCCGGCGTTCTCCGCGAGCGTCGTGCTGAACCTCATCGGCGGGCTCAAGCTCTACGACATCATCCAGGTGCTCACCGGCGGCGGGCCGGGCTACGCCACCAACTCGGTGTCGACGCTCATTGGCCGCACCTACTTCGGCAATCAGTCCGCCGGCTACGCCGCCGCGCAGGGCCTCGTCCTGTTCCTCATCATCGCCGCCTGCACCGTGCTCCTGAACCTCTGGTTCGACCGCACCCGATCGCGTCTGGAGAACTGA
- a CDS encoding carbohydrate ABC transporter permease has translation MRRSTKILIAVVVLLFCAVQLVPFYLALTTAFKEQTDLSSVWWFPFDAVTFDNFSSAVEDGGVLRAIGNSVIVTVVTTVLTCVLAALAAYPLARRRTRLNRSVEFLILAVMMVPPLSILVPLYSLLNQLGLLNTYAGLILPLTCLELPRAIFLYTQFLRAVPLSLEEAARVDGANRLQTLSRIVFPLLKPVTATVVILTSVYVWNEFALSSYILTGNEMRTLAPAIASFFGSQGSNVNAAVASALIGVVPMLVAYLFLQRYFMKGMLAGAEK, from the coding sequence ATGCGTCGATCGACGAAAATCCTCATCGCCGTCGTGGTGCTGCTCTTCTGCGCGGTGCAGCTCGTGCCGTTCTACCTGGCCCTCACGACGGCCTTCAAGGAGCAGACCGACCTGTCCTCCGTGTGGTGGTTCCCCTTCGACGCCGTCACATTCGACAACTTCTCCTCGGCCGTCGAGGACGGCGGGGTGCTCCGCGCCATCGGCAACAGCGTGATCGTCACGGTCGTGACGACCGTGCTCACGTGCGTGCTCGCGGCCCTGGCCGCGTATCCGCTCGCGCGGCGACGCACCAGGCTGAACCGCTCGGTCGAGTTCCTCATCCTCGCCGTCATGATGGTGCCGCCGCTCAGCATCCTCGTGCCCCTGTACTCGCTGCTCAACCAGCTCGGCCTGCTGAACACCTACGCGGGCCTCATCCTGCCGCTCACCTGCCTCGAGCTGCCGCGGGCGATCTTCCTGTACACCCAGTTCCTGCGGGCGGTGCCGCTCTCGCTCGAAGAGGCCGCCCGCGTCGACGGGGCGAACCGCCTGCAGACGCTCTCCCGCATCGTGTTCCCGCTGTTGAAGCCCGTGACGGCGACGGTCGTGATCCTCACCTCGGTGTACGTCTGGAACGAATTCGCGCTCAGCTCGTACATCCTCACCGGCAACGAGATGCGCACCCTCGCGCCCGCGATCGCCTCCTTCTTCGGTTCGCAGGGCTCGAATGTGAACGCCGCCGTGGCGTCCGCCCTGATCGGCGTGGTGCCGATGCTCGTGGCCTACCTCTTCCTGCAGCGCTACTTCATGAAGGGGATGCTCGCGGGCGCCGAGAAGTGA
- a CDS encoding protein-L-isoaspartate(D-aspartate) O-methyltransferase has product MGDDGRAAERGEMVAWTIEARGIRDPAVIAAMRSVPREAFVPASIAGEAYADHPLPIGSGQTISQPYIVALTAEAARLTAGDRVLDVGTGSGYAAAVYAHIAREVVSVEVVPELADRARAALAAAGVGNVRVVTGDGTLGVPENAPYDAILAAAAGPGIPEPWIGQLAQGGRIVMPLERGDGWQQLVRATLGDDGLEVAELGGVRFVPLIGEHGIRPS; this is encoded by the coding sequence ATGGGCGACGACGGGCGGGCGGCCGAGCGCGGCGAGATGGTCGCGTGGACGATCGAGGCGCGCGGGATCCGCGATCCGGCGGTGATCGCGGCGATGCGGAGCGTGCCGCGGGAGGCGTTCGTGCCGGCATCCATCGCAGGCGAAGCCTATGCCGACCACCCGCTGCCGATCGGCTCGGGGCAGACCATCTCGCAGCCCTACATCGTCGCCCTGACCGCCGAAGCGGCCCGGCTGACGGCCGGTGACCGCGTGCTCGACGTCGGCACGGGTTCGGGATACGCCGCGGCCGTCTACGCGCACATCGCGCGGGAGGTCGTCTCGGTGGAGGTCGTGCCGGAGCTGGCGGATCGGGCACGGGCCGCGCTCGCGGCGGCCGGCGTCGGTAACGTGCGCGTCGTCACGGGCGACGGCACGCTGGGGGTGCCCGAGAACGCCCCGTACGATGCGATCCTCGCCGCTGCGGCGGGCCCCGGCATCCCGGAGCCGTGGATCGGCCAGCTCGCGCAAGGCGGCCGCATCGTCATGCCGCTCGAACGCGGCGACGGCTGGCAGCAGCTCGTACGCGCGACCCTCGGCGACGACGGCCTCGAGGTCGCCGAGCTCGGCGGAGTGCGCTTCGTGCCGCTCATCGGCGAGCACGGCATCCGCCCGTCGTAG
- a CDS encoding TPM domain-containing protein — translation MRVRARHGVGTALAGLMLAVGGVLAAGATPAAASDPVGFGPSPVVDEAGVLGDRLGEVEEAIDRAADASGRQLFVAFVDEFENPQAASEWADQTAAQNNMGKEDYLLAVAVDGRAYYLSADAEASLDAAKIDGISQNDIEPKLRDEDWAGAAIAAADAIGDTGGGWGWGLFWAIVVIAAIAVVIWLIVRSQRKKQTPAGGADAAALPLDELRRRAGGALVQGDDAIKTSEEELGFAVASYGEVATAPFAEAIETAKAKIREAFGLQQRLDDAEPDTDEERRAWYTRILELTAEADRALDEQAERFDQLRSLEQNAPKELERVAAALAAAEGETGPAAERLAKLGGAYTASALASVADNPAQAEDRVAFARTELDAARTALEQDDTSEAAVHIRAAEEAVDQARLLAQAVERLEHDLGEADGAIDAGLTDLDADVQTARTLQDPEAGPLAERTAGEADAIRTARAAAGRDPLALVRRLQAADQQIDRLIERARTAQANADRARARLGQSLTAARTQVQQAEDFIVARRGAVGAEARTRLSEAGRLLAQAEQLQTSDPSAAVGAADRAASLAGQALELARQDVGGFGGGPGGGLGGGYGGGRGGGGDLGAILGGILIGGAMGGFGGGGRSSGGGFGGGRGGFGGGRSPGSFGGGGTRGRRGSGGRF, via the coding sequence ATGCGGGTGAGGGCACGTCACGGCGTCGGAACGGCGCTCGCAGGACTGATGCTGGCCGTCGGAGGGGTGCTCGCCGCCGGCGCGACACCGGCGGCGGCGAGCGATCCGGTCGGATTCGGCCCTTCGCCCGTCGTGGATGAGGCCGGGGTGCTCGGCGACCGCCTCGGCGAGGTCGAGGAGGCGATCGACCGCGCCGCCGACGCATCCGGCCGGCAGCTCTTCGTCGCCTTCGTCGACGAATTCGAGAACCCGCAGGCGGCCTCCGAATGGGCCGATCAGACCGCGGCGCAGAACAACATGGGCAAGGAGGACTACCTCCTCGCCGTGGCCGTCGACGGCCGCGCCTACTACCTCTCGGCCGATGCCGAGGCCTCCCTCGACGCCGCGAAGATCGACGGCATCTCGCAGAACGACATCGAGCCGAAGCTGCGCGACGAAGACTGGGCCGGCGCGGCGATCGCCGCGGCCGACGCGATCGGCGACACCGGCGGCGGCTGGGGCTGGGGCCTGTTCTGGGCGATCGTCGTGATCGCGGCGATCGCCGTCGTGATCTGGCTGATCGTACGCTCGCAACGCAAGAAGCAGACGCCAGCCGGGGGTGCGGATGCCGCGGCGCTCCCCCTCGACGAGCTCCGCCGCCGCGCCGGCGGCGCCCTCGTGCAGGGCGACGATGCGATCAAGACGAGCGAGGAAGAGCTCGGGTTCGCCGTAGCCTCCTACGGCGAGGTCGCCACAGCCCCGTTCGCCGAGGCCATCGAGACGGCCAAAGCCAAGATCCGCGAAGCCTTCGGCCTGCAGCAGCGCCTCGACGACGCCGAACCCGACACCGACGAGGAGCGCCGCGCCTGGTACACGCGGATCCTTGAGCTCACCGCCGAAGCCGACCGCGCGCTCGACGAACAGGCGGAACGCTTCGACCAGCTGCGGTCCCTCGAACAGAACGCGCCCAAGGAACTCGAGCGGGTCGCCGCCGCCCTCGCCGCCGCCGAGGGCGAGACCGGCCCGGCCGCCGAACGGCTCGCGAAACTCGGCGGGGCATACACGGCATCGGCCCTGGCATCCGTCGCCGACAACCCCGCGCAGGCCGAAGACCGCGTCGCCTTCGCCCGCACCGAGCTGGATGCCGCACGCACCGCCCTCGAACAGGACGACACGAGCGAGGCCGCCGTGCACATCCGCGCCGCCGAAGAGGCCGTCGACCAGGCGCGCCTCCTCGCCCAGGCCGTCGAGCGCCTCGAGCACGACCTCGGCGAGGCCGACGGCGCCATCGACGCGGGCCTGACCGACCTCGACGCCGATGTGCAGACCGCACGCACCCTGCAAGACCCCGAAGCCGGCCCGCTCGCCGAACGCACCGCCGGCGAAGCCGACGCGATCCGCACCGCCCGGGCAGCCGCCGGCCGCGACCCGCTCGCCCTCGTGCGCCGGCTGCAGGCCGCCGACCAGCAGATCGACCGCCTCATCGAACGCGCCCGCACCGCGCAGGCCAACGCCGACCGGGCCAGGGCCCGGCTCGGGCAGAGCCTGACGGCCGCACGAACGCAGGTGCAACAGGCCGAGGACTTCATCGTCGCCCGACGCGGCGCCGTCGGCGCCGAAGCCCGCACCCGCCTCTCCGAAGCCGGGCGCCTGCTCGCACAGGCCGAACAGCTGCAGACGAGCGACCCCTCGGCCGCCGTCGGCGCCGCCGACCGGGCCGCATCGCTCGCCGGCCAGGCCCTCGAACTCGCCCGGCAGGACGTCGGCGGATTCGGCGGCGGCCCCGGCGGGGGCCTCGGCGGCGGATACGGCGGAGGCCGGGGAGGCGGCGGCGACCTCGGCGCGATCCTCGGCGGCATCCTCATCGGCGGCGCCATGGGCGGCTTCGGAGGCGGCGGGCGCAGCAGCGGCGGCGGCTTCGGCGGCGGACGCGGCGGCTTCGGCGGCGGGCGCTCGCCGGGCAGCTTCGGCGGCGGCGGCACGCGCGGCAGACGCGGGAGCGGAGGCCGATTCTGA